Genomic DNA from Oscillospiraceae bacterium:
CTTCTTTTCAGCCATTTCACCGAATATTTCTATCTGCTTTGCTTCAAACTCGTTCTGCAGTGTGAGGTAAGGATGATCATAGTCGCCAAGTGAACCAAGACGCAAAAACTGTGTTTTTTGATTATTGACACAGTTTTTTGCAAATTCGGTGCAAAGAGCACGGAATTTGACGGGGTCGGTGGCATTGCGGTTAATGTTGTGCTTCTTTATCATCTGAAGCTCAATAGGCAGACCGTGAGTGTCCCAACCGGGAACATATGGCGCCTTAAAGCCACTCATGTTTTTGTTTTTGATGACAAAGTCTTTTATGATTTTGTTGAGGGCATGACCGATGTGAATATCACCGTTTGCGTAAGGGGGACCGTCATGCAGAACAAACAACGGCTTACCGTCATTTTTCTCCATCAATTTGTCATAAAGCTTTTCTTCTTCCCATTTTTTCTGTATCTCCGGCTCTTTTTGAGGGAGATTGGCACGCATGGGGAAAGAAGTAATCGGTAAATTAAGCGTGCCGGCGTAATCTTTTTTCTCAGATGCCATGTCTATTTGCTCCTATTCGTTGTGAATTATATTATTCCTGGTCATTACTGCCCTTTGAGGCATTGTCGGAAGATTTTGCTTCCGTAAGATCGTAAGAGGATTCGGTATCTATGGAGAGAAGCTGTTTTTTAAGCTCTCCGCCTTCGGGAATGCTGTTTTTTATGGTTTCTATATCAGCGCCTGCGGATTCCTTGAGAAATTTCAACTGCTCTACATACAGATTGAGAACATTTTCACGGAATTCGTCTGCTGAAGCGCGGAGCTTTTCAAGAGCTTCTTTTTCGGCGGCAAGCTTTTTCTCGGTTTCTGAAATTATTTCCTCGCTGCGCTCGCGTATTTTAAGTATAACACCGTCGGCTTTTTCCTGTGACTGTTTGATAATTGTTTCGCCCATCTTCTGAGCCTTGACAAGAGTTTTGCGGATTGCCTCTTCTTCGTCGCTGAGCTGTTCGAGACGCTCGTTTGCCGCAGAAAGCTGTTTGTCAAGCTCCAGATTGGACCTGTAAAGCTCGGTGTACTTTTCGATAATAAAATCAATGTGACTGTCAACTTCTGCGGGATTGTATCCGCGGAAGGACTGAGTGAACTGCTTATTCTTTAATTCATGCGGAGGTATCATAGCATGTTCCTTTCATGTGGATCAAAGATATTTTTTTAGGTTTATGCGTATTTTGTCTTTTTTTGTGAGTCCGCCGTTCTGCTCAAAAATAAACTTTCCCTTTTTGTGCACCGAAAACACATCTCCCGGCTTGAGCGATATATCCGGACGAGTTGCGGTGTTGTGGTTCAAAGTGACCTTACCTTCGGAAATAAGGGAAACCGCACCGCTTCGCGAAGCATGCACGGCTCCTGCCACAACGCTGTCAAGACGTATCGAGGAAACGGTGAATGATATGTTTTCAAACTTTCGCTGTATGTCGGGAACAAAGCCCTCCGGCATCAACGTGCATTTGACGGTAGCACGACCTATTTTAGAAACGGCACCGCACAGATATTGTGCCATATTATCTTCATCGTATATGGCGGCAAAAGCGGTTTTATCATCAGTGAGAACTATATCCCCCAATATTTCACGCTTGACACCGCACCCCAGAATAGCTCCCATGCAATCACGATGCGAGAGGGAAGAAAACTTGTCGGCAGTAAACTTTAAAAAGGATATAGGGAAATTTTCCCGGTTTGGAGTGTCGGGAAAAATGCCGAGGCATTTGCGCTCGGCATCATTGTATCCGCCCCAAAACATATAATCATGAAATGCAAGTGATTTCAAAACTTCGGTAATTTCACACTGCTCTTTTTCATCGCAAAAACCCAGCGTGAAACTCATATACCGCTCGCGTGCGTTGTAGACGGCATCAGATATTCTGTTGGCAAGTAAACTGTTTTCCATATGCAATCAGATGACAGGCAACAAAGAACGTATGATAATGATTATAAAGAATGTTACCATGAATGAGGTGTCAATTGGCAGTCCCTGCATGATATTGAAGCGCTCCATAAATGATCTTACGGGTGTAATAATGGGCTCCGTGACAGAATATATGAAATTGACAACGGCATTATCACCCATAGTGGGGATCCAGGAAAGAACTGCGCGTAACATCATCAGAAATTGAACCGCATCCAGTAAAAGCCGCAGGGTTCTGACAAGTGTGGCAATGATATCGTACATAGTGCGGTATTACTCTGCTATGTACTTATATAGCCTCGTGGTCAGAGGTTTCCGCAATGTTTTCTCCGGAAATTGAAACATTGGATGGTGTGATAACAAAGGTGCTGTTGGCAACCTTTTTAAGCTTGCCGTTTACGGCATAAGCAACACCGTTCAAAAAGTCCAGAAGACGTCTTGCAGTCTCCTTGTTGGTTGCTTCAAGATTGAGAAGCACGGTGTTCTTGTTGATAAGATAATCAGCAATCTGAGTGACGCTGTTGTCCAGCTTTTCGGGACGGATAACCTTCATTTCGATGGAAGTTCCGCTGGTCATGTTAACCTTAGAGGTCTCGATTTCTTCGGCACCGCCTACCTGAGTGCGCTCGAATGCGTGGTTTGCGGCAGGAGGGGTGAATTCGTCTGTATCGTAGGGGTTTCTCTCGTCGATTATTTCGTCATCTACATCGCTGTCATCATTGTCGGTGAATAAAAGATTTTTGATTTTGTCGAATGCGCTCATGGTAATATACCTCCGAGTTTTATTAATTTTCAGCATAATTGCGGGCACCGAAAATGCCCGAACCTATTCGAATCATGTTGGAGCCGTAATCCATTGCGGCAATATAATCGTTGGACATTCCGAACGAAAGTACATGAATATATATATTATCTAATTTTTTGCGCGAAATGTCAATATATAAATCCCTAATTTTCTTCAAATAATAAGACTGTTCATCAAAATTTTTAAAAATTGGCGGTACGAACATCAAACCTTTTACCGATATGTTTTCAAACTGTGAAAAAACTTTTAACGTGGCTTCCAGATTTTCGGGACTGACCCCCGACTTTGCTTCTTCGTTTCCGATGTTGACCTCCACCAGAATATCCATTACCTTGCCGATGGCCTTGCAGCGTTTGTCTATTTCCTGTGCCAGCGAAAGCCTGTCGACCGACTGTATCATGGATACCTTGTCGACAATGTACTTTACCTTGTTGGTCTGAAGAGCACCGATGAAATGTATTTTCACGTTGTCCTTGTTGATGTCATCGTACTTGTCAAGCAGCTCCTGGACCTTGTTTTCACCTATATGAGTTATACCACATTCAATAGCGTAATTGATAAGTTCCGGTGAATTCATTTTGGTGGCTGCAAGTAATACTACGTCACGGTCTCCGATTTCATTTTTTATTCTGTCGATGTTTTCTTTTATCTGCTTTTTCTTTTCTTCAATGTTCATCAGTTGACCACCTTTCCGTCGTAAAGCTCTTTTCCTTTTGTGATGACGGCGTCATACAACGCCAGATAATCATATGTTGTGTCAATAAGTCCTTGTGCAACCTTCTCTTTGTTTTCGTCTCTGTTTTCGGGTGCCACGGGATTCACAAGATAAAACGTATCACTTTCAAAAATCCGCTCTATACGCTTGAAAACCACTTCACTGCCCTTGAGCGCATAAACGCCCTCTTCTTCACCCAGAATGCGTAGTGCAGACTTGGGAATCTTTAAACCCGTGTAACTTTTTTTAACTATCTGCGCTTCCTGTTGCCTTGTATAATCAAATCCGTCCGGCTCGGAAAGTGTCTTGAAAACCAATACGGCAGTAGCGCGATCGGTTTGCGTCAGCTTTGCATCAAGACGGAATTCTATGCGTTTGCCGGAGGAGTACGGAAAGATGAGTTCATAAGTTTCTCCTTCGTGAAGCTCCATGCAGGAGTTTTTATCCACCTGACATAAAATATACCACCAGAAGTCCGTGATTATCTTTCCTGCGTTATTATTTTTCAGCGTCTCGTCCGCTTGTGCGGAACGCATTTCTTCAAATGAGTCTACCGACATTTCTTTCAGCTTTTCAGGGGAGAATATATTCTCGTATCCGTCCACTGCGGTGGAAAAATACCCACCTTCGGTGGTTACAACAGCACTTTTAAGTCCCGTGAGTGAGTGGGAAAGATTGGTCTTTTCATTTTCAAGCTGCTCGATTTTCTCCTCGAAACCTTCGGTCTTTTTGGAAAGAATCTGACGTTTGTTCAGTATGGTGAGAAGCTCGTCACCTTTCTGGGCGGATAATCTGAAATCTCTGTTAAGAGCATTGGCTTTTATGGCTATCAGATTTTCGGTTATCTGCTGATCGATTTTTGAAATGTCCAATATGATGTTGTTTTTGTCTATGGCACTGTCCTCGAGCACCTTTATTTTCCGCTCTGTTTCAAGTATCTGAGATTGAGTGTCGGCGAGCAGCTCGCTTTCGTAGATATTGGCTACAATCGAATTTTTGGAAACCTTTTCACCCTCGTCGGCAATGTAGTATGCCACGCCGTCGGTGGGGCGGGGAAGCACTGTTTCGGAGCGAAGTATATAGCCTGTTATGTCAAGCTTCTGCTCGACGGTAGCCATGCCTATATGCTCTGTACCCACATCGGTGGAAAAAGTGCGCATAAACCATATCCCCACATACAACAGTGCGGCGGCACAGGCTCCGATTGCTAAAAGACTTTTTAATGATTTTGAAAATTTCACTTGAGAAAACTCCTTACGATTTGCTCTGCGTCTTGTAAATCGCCCTTGTCAACATAAAGTCTTACCATGTTTTCGTAACGTCTGAACCAGGTCAGTTGACGCTTGGCGTAATTACGTGTGGATTTCTTGAGAGATTCAACAGCTTGCTCTAATGTTATAACACCGTCAAAATACGGCTTTAGCTCTTTGTATCCGATAGCCTGATATGCCGTAGGTGAATCTGCAACCTTGAGCGCGTTACGTGCTTCTTGCTCAAGTCCTGCCTCCAGCATTTTATCCACACGCAGATTTATGCGTTGGTACAGCTTCTCGCGATCCTCGAAAAACAGCCCCAGAATAAGATACTCGTACTCGCTCTTTTTTACACGGGACTCTTTTTCATTCTGAGTAAGTGTCTTTCCTGTACAATGATAAAACTCCAGACCGCGTATTATCCGCTTTATGTCATTTGCGTGGAGTCTGGCAGCACATTCGGGGTCAACGCCGGCAAGCTCATCCAAAAGGACCTGACCGCCGGATAATTCCGCACGTCGGTTTAGCTCGGCACGGTAGTTTTCATCTTCCGAAAACTCTCCGAATTCCGTGTTGTTTATAAGGCTGTCGATGTAAAGCCCTGTTCCTCCTGCAATAACCGGAATTTTTCCGCGGGAAACTATATCCTTTATAGCCGTATCTGCCATGCTTTTGAACTGCGATACGCTGAACGGTTCGCTGGGGTCCACAATGTCAATCAGATGGTGCACAATGCCGTCCATTTCCTGTGCGGTGGGTTTTGCGGTTGCAATGTCCATGCCTTTGTATATCTGCATAGAGTCGGCTGAGACCACTTCTCCGCCGAACTTTTTGCATATGTCTATGGCAAGGGATGTTTTTCCGCTTGCAGTGGGTCCCGCAATGATTATTGCCTTATTCATGCTCCACCTGCTGTATCAGCATCGCATCGCCAAACGAAAAGAAACGGTATTTCTGCTCTACGGCTTCTTTGTACGCCGCCATGGTGTTATCGTAGCCGTACAGTGCGCATACCAGCATTATCAGCGTGCTTTCGGGAAGATGGAAGTTGGTGATGAGACTGTCTATGACATTGAATTTGTAACCGGGATAGATGAAAATATCCGTGTAACCCGATGATTGCTTTATGCAGCCCTCTTTTGCGAAAGCACCCTCCAGTGTACGGCAGGAGGTGGTTCCGACGGCGATTACTTTTTTGCCGTTTTTCTTTGTTTCCAGTATCATTCCGGCGGTTTCTTCGGAAAGACTGTAAAACTCAGAGTGCATTTTGTGTCCTGAAAGATCCTCGGATTTTACGGGGCGGAAAGTCCCCAGGCCTACGTGAAGCATGACGGTTGCGATATTTACACCCTTCGCACGTATTTTTTCAAGCAGCTCCGGGGTGAAATGAAGTCCTGCGGTAGGTGCTGCGGCAGAACCCTCGGTTTTTGCATAAACCGTCTGATAGCGACTTTTGTCCCTCAGCTTTTCATGTATGTACGGCGGAAGCGGCATGTTGCCGACCTCGTCCAGGATTTCAAAAAAGGTTTTGGAACGGTCGTAGTCGAATTTTAGTATTCTGTTTCCGCCTTCGACGGTGTCAAGCACTTCGGCTTTGAGAGTATCTCCGAAATCAAGAACAGTTCCGGGACGGGCTTTTTTGCCGGGACGTGTGAGCGCCTCCCAGACTCCGTCTGCTTTTTGCTCCAGCAGTACAACCTCGGTGAGCGCACCGCTTTCGCGTTTTGCCCACAGGCGCGCGGGAATAACCTTGGAATCGTTTATGACAAGCAGATCTCCCGGCTCGAGATATTCGGTTATGTCAAAAAAGTGACGGTGAGTTATTTTTCCGTCGTCACAAACAAGAAGCCTCGACGAGTCGCGTGGCTCCACCGGTACCTGTGCAATAAGTTCTTCCGGCAGGTAATAATTGTAAGTTGAGCGTTTGAGAAAGTCCAAAACAGTACCCTTTCCTATTAAAATAGAAAAAATATTCGATTATTTTAAAAAATATGCGCAAAATTGACAAAAAACATTTGACAAAAATAAAAATTAGTGATAAAATATAGTGTGATTATATTATACACCATAAAGTTTTAATTTTCAACTGTTTTTTTCGGATGATAGCAAAATTTTTTATTAACCGCATATAATGTTATCATTCGGACGGAAAGGACCATGATTTATGAAGAAAACTGTTTTTCGCGGAGCAGCTACCGCACTTATCACACCCTTCAAGGACGGAAAGATAGATTACGAATCTTTTGGACGCCTCATAGATTTTCAGATAGACGGCGGAATTGATGCACTTGTAGTTTGCGGAACTACCGGCGAACCATCCACGCTGGATGATGCCGAACACATCAACGCAATGGAATACTGCATTCAGCGTACCGCAGGACGTGTTCCCGTGCTTTGCGGAACCGGAAGTAACGATACTGCATATGCGATATCTCTCTCTAAGAGAGCATGCGAAATGGGCGCAGATGCACTTCTTATGGTGACACCATACTACAATAAAACCAGTCAGCGCGGTCTTGTAAAGCATTTCAATGCGGTTGCTGACAGTGTTGATAAGCCCATTATCGTTTACAATGTTCCCGGCCGTACGGGTCTTTGCATAAAGCCTGAGACTTATGCCGAGCTTGCAAAGCACCCCAACATAGTTGCTTTTAAGGAAGCGGGCGGAGATATGTCGGCTATTGCCCACACCATGGCGCTGTGCGGTGACGAGCTTACGTTGTATTCGGGAAATGACGACCAGATCGTCCCCATAATGTCTTTGGGAGGAAGCGGCGTTATTTCCGTGCTGTCTAACCTTATTCCCCGCGAGGTACATAATATCTGTGCACTCTTTGAACAGGGTAAAACCAAAGAAAGCCTTAAGCTTCAGCTTAAGTACCATGATCTTATTTCTGCACTGTTCTGCGAAGTAAATCCCATTCCCGTAAAGGCGGCTATGGCACTCATGGGATATTGCAACGGTGAGCTTCGTCTGCCTTTGTGCGAAATGGAAGAAAAGAATGCGGCTAAGCTTGCATCCATAATGAAAGAACTCGGAATTATAAAATAATATATTACCCCGAAAGGTATCGAAATGACAAATATTATTCTCACAGGCGCGTTGGGCAGAATGGGAAGATTTATCACTGCCAAGGTTGCCGAACTCGATGATTTCAACATAACCGCGGCAGTCGATATTACTACGGACGCCGGTTACCCGTATCCGTTGTACTCTTCTTTAAAGTGTATCCCTTCGCCTGACGGTATTATTATTGATTTTTCAAATCATGCTCTTACAAATGAACTTCTTGATTTTGCTGTCACAAACAACCTTCCGTGTGTAATTTCCACCACGGGACACACCGAGGAGGAAAAGCAGAATATATATGCAGCTTCCGAAAAAATTCCGGTTTTCTATTCGTACAATATGTCTATCGGTATAAATCTCATCACCGAGCTTTCCAAAAAGGCGGCGGCTCTTCTGGGCACGAACTTCGACATCGAAATCGTAGAAAAGCATCATAACAAAAAGCTGGATGCTCCCAGCGGCACTGCACTTATGATCGCCGACGGAATAAGTGAGGTTATGGACGAAAAGCCGGAATACGTGTTTGACAGATTCTCCGTCCGTAAGGAAAGAAGCAAAAATGAAATAGGCTTTTCTTCTGTGCGCGGCGGAACCATTGTGGGCGAACATGACGTTATTTTCGCCGGATACAACGAGGTAATAACATTGTCTCACCATGCCGCATCCCGTGAGGTTTTTGCGATGGGTGCAATACGCGCGGCTGAATTTCTTGCCGGAAAGCCTGCGGGAATGTATAATATGAAAAATCTGATTGGAAACATATGATGGAAAAAAAAGACAAGAAATTTTCGAAATTTCCCCGCGACAATGGTCATTCCCCCAAAAAGCGCGATGACCGCTTCGACGGTAACAGACGTGACACACGTCGTAATTTTGATGATCAGCCCCGCGAGGAGCTCTCCGAAAGCGGTATAGTGGCGGGACGAAACGCCGTGCGTGAGCTTTTGAA
This window encodes:
- a CDS encoding DivIVA domain-containing protein, with amino-acid sequence MIPPHELKNKQFTQSFRGYNPAEVDSHIDFIIEKYTELYRSNLELDKQLSAANERLEQLSDEEEAIRKTLVKAQKMGETIIKQSQEKADGVILKIRERSEEIISETEKKLAAEKEALEKLRASADEFRENVLNLYVEQLKFLKESAGADIETIKNSIPEGGELKKQLLSIDTESSYDLTEAKSSDNASKGSNDQE
- a CDS encoding YggT family protein → MYDIIATLVRTLRLLLDAVQFLMMLRAVLSWIPTMGDNAVVNFIYSVTEPIITPVRSFMERFNIMQGLPIDTSFMVTFFIIIIIRSLLPVI
- a CDS encoding 4-hydroxy-tetrahydrodipicolinate synthase, whose translation is MKKTVFRGAATALITPFKDGKIDYESFGRLIDFQIDGGIDALVVCGTTGEPSTLDDAEHINAMEYCIQRTAGRVPVLCGTGSNDTAYAISLSKRACEMGADALLMVTPYYNKTSQRGLVKHFNAVADSVDKPIIVYNVPGRTGLCIKPETYAELAKHPNIVAFKEAGGDMSAIAHTMALCGDELTLYSGNDDQIVPIMSLGGSGVISVLSNLIPREVHNICALFEQGKTKESLKLQLKYHDLISALFCEVNPIPVKAAMALMGYCNGELRLPLCEMEEKNAAKLASIMKELGIIK
- the queA gene encoding tRNA preQ1(34) S-adenosylmethionine ribosyltransferase-isomerase QueA, with translation MDFLKRSTYNYYLPEELIAQVPVEPRDSSRLLVCDDGKITHRHFFDITEYLEPGDLLVINDSKVIPARLWAKRESGALTEVVLLEQKADGVWEALTRPGKKARPGTVLDFGDTLKAEVLDTVEGGNRILKFDYDRSKTFFEILDEVGNMPLPPYIHEKLRDKSRYQTVYAKTEGSAAAPTAGLHFTPELLEKIRAKGVNIATVMLHVGLGTFRPVKSEDLSGHKMHSEFYSLSEETAGMILETKKNGKKVIAVGTTSCRTLEGAFAKEGCIKQSSGYTDIFIYPGYKFNVIDSLITNFHLPESTLIMLVCALYGYDNTMAAYKEAVEQKYRFFSFGDAMLIQQVEHE
- a CDS encoding YggS family pyridoxal phosphate-dependent enzyme — its product is MNIEEKKKQIKENIDRIKNEIGDRDVVLLAATKMNSPELINYAIECGITHIGENKVQELLDKYDDINKDNVKIHFIGALQTNKVKYIVDKVSMIQSVDRLSLAQEIDKRCKAIGKVMDILVEVNIGNEEAKSGVSPENLEATLKVFSQFENISVKGLMFVPPIFKNFDEQSYYLKKIRDLYIDISRKKLDNIYIHVLSFGMSNDYIAAMDYGSNMIRIGSGIFGARNYAEN
- a CDS encoding cell division protein SepF, whose translation is MSAFDKIKNLLFTDNDDSDVDDEIIDERNPYDTDEFTPPAANHAFERTQVGGAEEIETSKVNMTSGTSIEMKVIRPEKLDNSVTQIADYLINKNTVLLNLEATNKETARRLLDFLNGVAYAVNGKLKKVANSTFVITPSNVSISGENIAETSDHEAI
- the miaA gene encoding tRNA (adenosine(37)-N6)-dimethylallyltransferase MiaA; this encodes MNKAIIIAGPTASGKTSLAIDICKKFGGEVVSADSMQIYKGMDIATAKPTAQEMDGIVHHLIDIVDPSEPFSVSQFKSMADTAIKDIVSRGKIPVIAGGTGLYIDSLINNTEFGEFSEDENYRAELNRRAELSGGQVLLDELAGVDPECAARLHANDIKRIIRGLEFYHCTGKTLTQNEKESRVKKSEYEYLILGLFFEDREKLYQRINLRVDKMLEAGLEQEARNALKVADSPTAYQAIGYKELKPYFDGVITLEQAVESLKKSTRNYAKRQLTWFRRYENMVRLYVDKGDLQDAEQIVRSFLK
- a CDS encoding 4-hydroxy-tetrahydrodipicolinate reductase, with the protein product MTNIILTGALGRMGRFITAKVAELDDFNITAAVDITTDAGYPYPLYSSLKCIPSPDGIIIDFSNHALTNELLDFAVTNNLPCVISTTGHTEEEKQNIYAASEKIPVFYSYNMSIGINLITELSKKAAALLGTNFDIEIVEKHHNKKLDAPSGTALMIADGISEVMDEKPEYVFDRFSVRKERSKNEIGFSSVRGGTIVGEHDVIFAGYNEVITLSHHAASREVFAMGAIRAAEFLAGKPAGMYNMKNLIGNI